ctggacccccctgcagagtcccattaccattgcacccagaaccccccaataagcccctgtgcatccagatttccccccccccccgcaccaggATCCACcgctgagccacctgcacccagattgtcccacacagaaccctctcagcccacacctggatccccccacattAAGCCCCTGCACACTTGGATCCTCCCTTGCTGAGtctgcctgcccacacagaggggcagggccctggggtgtttctggggcaggccacgtccttgtgctgtgtcagggttgggtgcagcctcactgctgaatACGTGTCCCGGGGGGGGAACTGCACAGTGATggcccacctctgtgcagccaatggccagtgctccccaatgccatgctggagcctccacatttatatgataaataaaatttgcagaattttaaaatattgtgcacagaattttaatttttttggcacaatttttaaaattttttggcacagaatgccatCAGGAATACCACATGCACATTCAGCAGTGGGTGGGTATGACCAGCAGTCCTCTTCCTAGGAAGCGATTAGTCATTCGTAGAGCTAAGGGGTGTGGCTAAGGAGGGAGGTGGTTACAAATcagggctgccagcagcagtAATGCTGATATGCAGTCTATGGAGAAAGTGGTCTTGTTGCAGCAAGAAGAGGTCAGGAATCCAAACATGAGAAAGCAGGCGGGACCACAGCTTTTAGAGGGGAAATTAGCACTGTCTCTGGGTTGATCTAGAGCAAAATGAAGTTGCAAGCCACTTAACATTTGTAGCCTGATTTGTAGTTCTAGATCAAAACCAACAAGCGTTCCTAACAACTGCAAAGTGTCTTGGGGCAGGGGATGCTATATCtcaaaagaatcatagaaattaggaACAGAAAATCTCTATTTGGTTAACCGCTCAGTCCATCTCTGTTTAGCAGGAAACATTGGAAGGGGAAAATAGTGCTTTTAAAAAGTTCATGAGTTTTCAGAGCATAAAATATAATAGGAGTAaaaagtctctctcacacacgatCACAGATATACACACAGGTCTCTtgtggaaagaaaaagaatttgcAATCTGGAATGTGAAAgaattttgtgtttaaaaaaaaaaaagcccttcaATAAACATAAGATCCCACCCCCTTGGCAACTCTTCTTCCACTGTCTCTGACTTAAAGGGAGGAGTGAGCCAATTATCGGTGAGTTCTGCAGAAGGAAAACCTGCAACTTACTagctgctgggggagagagacagtgagagaggcagggaggaagaATCAATAGACAAATtctaaaatgtaaagaaaaagcaaagcattttaaaacaaatctcagATGAGGTGGGGAAATCTATTTTATCTGCCAGGATTTTTTGCAGTGCAAGAGTGAGGGTGTACTTTCAAACCTGCTATAATAAGAAACTCCCAGGCCCCCCTCTTAACCCCTAATTTGCTTCCCCCTCTTTATTTCACAGGGTCTACATAAAAGCACTGTGGGTCAGCTGAATGCACACACTAGCCTTGACAGCTAGGTGTCGCACCAGAGGCCACTTCCATGCAAATGAGTCTACGAATTACAAGTTGCAAGACAAGAAAGTGTGTGGGAGACCTCGTGAACTGAGACTACCAGGAGAAGAGCAAACCTCTTCAGAGGGCAAAAACTACTTCTGGTACACAGAGCCTACTTTGGATCATGTCAATCTTCTGACCCAATAAAGATCACCCATGGGGAACCAGCCCCTGGAGCGCTCTGGTCTTTCCCAGTCCAGCTAAGGTCCAAAGTGGTGGAGAAGAGCCCAGCTCAGTGACTTGGGATCCAGAaaggagcagcaggagcagcagcctctGAAAGCCATCAAGACAGCTTCATCTACTGCACTAAGATTCAGGACTTCTCCTCCAAACAAAGAAAGGTAAGGGAGAGGCACTGAACTTGAAATTAAAGCAatagaaaggaagaaaaacaccCTGCAGAAATTATATCAGTGTGCATGAAAATGAAAGGTACTCCAGGATTTTCTAATCAATGACAGGTCTGTAATGTACAGTTTGGTTTGCTTCTGCCTATGTCTCTTTTAGCCAGATGCAATAAATCATTTAGGACTAgtatagagagagagatactgtAACTGGTGACTGTAAACAGTGGCATCTCAGAATGTTTTTATGTATGGTCAGTGGTAGGGAGCATACTGGATGCAGTAATACTCAGCATTTGGGTATTGAAAGCTAACATGTAAAAGCTCCAGGCAGCAGGTTTTTTATCTTCATTATgttttttctgtaactggtgCATAGGATCAGACTTTTCACCACCTCACTGGAATTTTGGCATAATCTCTTCAGTGCACGTGTGGATTTGCAAAGGCAGATGCATTATAATGTAGTCTTAAATTTGCAAAAACAGCATTGTCTAATGATTAGAGCAAGGGGCTGGAGTCAGGAGACTTTGGTTTTAATGCTTACCTTGTCACTGGCTCACGGTGTGACCTTAGACCAGTcgctttctctctctgtgccctGGTTTCACAGAGATAGGGATAGTTTTAAATTTACCTACCTTTTGTGAAACAGTTTAAAATCATTGGACAGAAGGTGCTCTAAAATTGCAAAATAGTATAAATCAGGTGTTTTGTTACCCTCAAGTCAGTGCAGGAAGTTAAAGACAGAGCAGGGAACAAATCTATTTTTAAACCTTTAATAAACTTGAAGGAAGAGTCATAGATTCAAACCAGCTGGTGGTGTGTGTTTGTCCTCTTCTGattgatttttactttatttagtAAATAACCATGTGGTCTCTTTCTGTTTCCTCCTTACTACCTTTAATCTTTCCGGTGTATGGCTCCCTGTACCCCGCAAGGGGCTTGAACTTGGTCTCTTTCTCTGAGTAAGAGAGGAGAAAGATTTgagtcagagagaagctgtgatgATTTGAAGAGCGTGAAAGACAAATGAAGGTTCCAGGTTATGCCGCACCCTGCAAGTCAGGTGCACAGGGGAGGCAATGAAATGAATAACAGCTACAGGAATTAGAAGTGCTGAAAGGATCTATTTACTGTGCACTAGACCAAAGGCAGGCTGCAGAGCATGGGAgctcccttaaaggaataatctGACAAACAGAACCTCTCAATGGCACCAtaaggtgacattttaaatgaatattgGGTGTGATGGGGGAGATCTGTTTCCAGTTGTCACTTCCCCTAACCTCTCCTGTGCACAAACATCCCTCAGTCAAAGCCTCATAAAATGACcacatgggtgtgtgtgtgagcacatgCACAATAAGGGTTTGCCCTGCTCAGGTTGGCAGGCAGTGTAGCCTAGTGACTGGAATTTGGGGAACTCTGAGAgccaggagacttgggttctgttccccacTTTGCTACTGACTTGtctgaccttggtcaagtcactgagccgctctgtgcctcattCTCTCCCTCTcggtaaaatggggatgatagtacTTTTCTCTCAGGAGTACACTGAAGGAAAAATTAAcaaaaagtgctttgaaatctctgGATTGAAGGTGCTGTGGAGATGCAAAAGGGGTATtgatttattgtatttttcatgGCCAGTGCGTCTttgagaggaaggagaaaagttGGAGCTGCCCCAGCCTGTGTGTATGGGAATTAGAGAAGGCCCGTATGTTTTAGGATTGCTCCTAACTGTGCACTCTCCCATGCTTCATCAAGCTTGTTAATTGGCCCAAGCCATAAGGCTCCCACCAGTTCCCAAGAGAGACTGTTCTGCAGATTCTCTGCCCCGATTGTTAGGATGAATATGAGAGAAAAATTCCTAAAAGTCCTGTGCTAGGCAGAATGGACAGAaagtggattatttttattttcagtggagGAATGTGTGCTGTCCCCTTTTGGAAGAGAACAGACAGAGAGTTGTAGGTGACTTGTTATCAATAAAGTGATGTGACAAATCCAGAGCAGTGTGAAAAGCCTGCACGTGTAAAACGAAACTGACAACGTGTGTATGCTCCCAACCAGACCCAAAACTAAAATCATACTCTTCTGCCCCAGTTCAGTTGTTTGCTTCTTGTTCTCAGCATGTTCTGAAGGATTCAGGGTTTATAGGGTTTATATAGGGCCAGTATGAACTTGGGGCCAGCTTTTCAGCTGTACATCATGCACAACTGGGGCCAGATATTCCAGTGCTCAGATCCCAACAAAGAGCtttgctgaaaatctggccctatgttctATCACTTCcttcagtgctcagctgaggaGCGTCTGTTTCATCCCCAACCCCATAGAACCCCTGTGGTGGGCCATCTCTCAGAGCTGCTTTATATTATGATCCATTAGATTTGGATAGCCCCAGACTTTGACCACTTTAAAGCTGTTAGCCCAAATGAGTATTTCCTCCACGCACTCAAATATAGAAGAGATGATGCACACGTGCAGCTTGGCATGTCTGTATGATAGATGCAGAATTCTCCTCCCACCCATTGAAATGAGACACTCtcctgcttgctttcttgatgGGACTGTATATCTGTGATTTGCTGCTAGTTCACGCAGTTGCCTTTTGgccagtatttatttatttattagtttaTATTACGGTAGCACCCCAAGGCTGCAgtgaggatcagggccctgtcatTCTGGGCACTGTACCAAACACATCAGATAACACCGATAGAGTTCCGTATTTGAAGAATGCTACCGTATTCTAACAGTATTCACcctgtagcagcacagctgcaagacactgggccagatcctcaggtggtgtaaatcagcatcactccactgaagtcagtgcaatgACACCAGTgtacaacagctgaggatttggccctatgtaCAGCATCAGACCATTATGGCAGGATAATGTCAATCTTTTTTATAAGGATTGTCTGGCAAAACTgattctcctttttaaaataccCCACCTTACTAAACAAAGCTCAGAGAGcacggggggcgggaggggggactTCTGCCTAATCCCAAAACAGATCAGTCCCCATCCATTTGGTGCACAGACCCTAGAACCTGCACATCCTAGTGTACAAAGGAGAGTACAAGGGCCAGCGAACACCACTGGATGTCAGTGTTTCTGAGGAAAATTGGTGACTTTGCACTGAGAAGGTACAACCTGTTCCAAATTAGACACAGTCCAAACACAGGGCCGGATCTTGCCAGCCTAGCCTGGCACAGCGCTCACATCGACAGAATTGGACCCATGCTACATGTGCACAATATTACGTCCTGATTTTACTGCCTGATTGTAATTTAGGCTGTAATCCCCTTTGAGTGTAATTTAGATTATAATTTGCCTTTGGGGCAAgcactgcattttcttttctgcttcttACAGACCTGAGAATGCTGTCAATGCTCAGTAAATAACCATAACGATGAGTAGTAATGTTCTGCTAGTGCCTTAAGCCACAGCACAAAGCCAGTAGGGATACTGGCTTGGACTTCTTACAGGcttctttatttacaaagaatatttCGTTACTTCTGCTTGGTACTTAACACAtgtaaaacattttcagtgatTTTCTTGGCATAAATACCAGATACATAAAGGTTTGGGAGATGAAATTCACATGGGGAAAGGATAGGAATCCAGATCTGTACCCAGAAATAATCTCTCAGTGTATATATAAATACTCAAAACCTATCATTCAGTAAACAACACCTACATTTAATAAACAGCACAGTGGGAACTTGATATTTCTTTCATACGCTCCTAGTAACCAAAATAAACTGTCCAAATGTGTCTGCTATTCTATGACAGCTAGTTTTCCACAGTGTgcctgtatttttcttttctgtgcacAACATATTTGATCTGAAAGATAAAAAATGTCTGTGAAATCCATGTTTTTCTATCAAGATTTCCTGTATCTTTCTGCTGTGTCAAAATGTAATCTCCGGGGTCTGTAGACTCACTTTAGTATTCACCTTGCCCTTTGGTTATATCAGAAAgctgccctcttcccccacagtCCCTCATTTATCTCAGTACAGCCAAGGACTGCCAGAACCGAGGACTAACATGTGAATGTAAAGAGTGACACATCCATGAAAAACAAAACTAGCATTTCTGCAGCTCCATCCACTACCAGCCATCTTGCTGCAAAGCAGCAGTATTTGAGATGCTAACAGTTTGGGGGTGAGGAGCTCTGGCCTAAGAGATTTGTTGGATAAAAATCTGGTGTCAGAATTTGAAAAAGAACATTTGGGGCCCAAGTCTTTGAAGCTAGTGTCTGATGATGCAATTCTGTGCCTGCAATTACCTGTACCAGCACTTTAGGTCACTTGGACTCTAAGTATCTGATTGATCCTAGAAAGCAGGTACTGTGAGCAGCTCCCATTTAGATACCTAAAGGGAGTGGCTAGATCTTAATGGgagctgctcagtgcttctgGAAACCCGGCTGCTTCATTGAGGTGTCTAAACGAGAAccgagctcttttgaaaatcaggccccaaatatCTAAGTGGCTTAAATTGTGGGTATGAAACTGGAGTCATGGCTAGAGCCAAGCTGATAAATTAGCCCTCAATGTTTAAATAAAATGGCAAATTGTAGTTCAAAACTTTATGTTCAAATATAAATTTCTTCATTTTGATGTGACTTAGAAAAGAAAATTCTCCTTAAATCAGGCTAAAAAATGAGACCGTTTCCCTCATGTAATTTCCTTATCAAGATTTCCTATATCTGCTAAGCAGACCTGCTAACCAGAACCAAACGCTGTATCTTACATCATGTAGCAATCCACAGTGCTCTTTGAGTTAGCTGTAAGAAAACACAGAGGTCTCTCCACTACAGCCTCactcttctttcctttctctccaccCCTGCCTGCTTTTATTTTGACCCTTTCAGCACCAAGCAATGATGAAGACTGTGTCCAGTGGGAACTGCACCCTGAGCGTGCCAGCCAAGAACTCCTACCGCATGGTGGTGCTGGGAGCCTCCAGAGTGGGCAAGAGCGCCATCGTCTCACGCTTTCTCACTGGCCGCTTTGAGGACCAGTACACTCCCACCATTGAGGATTTTCATCGCAAGGTCTACAACATCCGGGGAGACATGTACCAGCTGGACATCCTGGACACATCTGGGAATCACCCTTTCCCCGCAATGAGGAGGCTTTCTATATTGACAGGTGAGAGGGGTGGGGTGTGAGACAGAAAAGGGTGTCCTACTGAGGGATGGTGGGTCAAGGATCCCAACTGTGGATCTCTGCTTGACAATAATAACCAGGACACCATTCTTTCCTAACAAAGCACTAGTTATGGGAGATAGATAGAGGGAATGATGGGTAATGGGATGGAGCTTGTTATAAAGATGCATCTTTTCCCCAGTGACATTCCCTGACTGGAGCACTCCAGATGTCATCAGGGAGTACATCACTCACCCAGGAATCAACTTGGAGATGTTCAAAAATTTGAGTTGCTTTGCCTAATTTattctcctcccctcaccccccgtgTATAATACGTATGACTTGTGTTTTTTAACTGCGGTGACAAGTGAATGGTAAAATCAAAATCTCACAGGTATAAAGAACACCAGGAGAAAGAGGAAGTTTATCACCAccatgcacaagcaatgtaatacaaatgtaaaatatacactgagggatttaaaaatgacttgacaaggttttgaaaaaaaattttaaactggTTCCCTGCTTTTGGACAAttaaaaattccagtggaatGCATCTCCCTAAAGTCACTCCCTCCACTCTTACTATTTCTGCCTTCTCCTGTAGTCACCCAGAATGAAGTAAACCACATATTAGAAGAATGGTGACCTCATATGGAAAGTGTTGATAAGCTAGGAGTTCCTGTTTTCAGTGGGTGCTGCTGTGCGtgcatcacttctgaaaattagactGTGGGTGTGTACATGGCTGAGTATACAGCCAAAGTTCATAGCCCACCTGGGTTAAGTCCTACTTGCCCTACTATCCAGTGAGACCCCCAAGTCTATATTAGGTAGCGCTTGATACCACGATCTGCATCCTACATGATGCAGGTGCCAAACTCCAGGATGTGAGTGGGGGTAAGCTTGGGTCCATGAAAGATCTCTTTCTCAGTTCCATGTAAACTGCACTTAACAGGCTGTTAGTTTGCTTTATCTTATATTTGTACAAGAAAGATTCTCCCAGCATTGTAAGTAGATTGTGCAAATTGTCATTTGCACTTCCTTTTGTACTCTGTTTCTCTTGAGCCAGTGAAATTGTAGCAGAGCACTGGATTCTTGGAAGCTCAAACTCATTTCTCAGATGCTCTGAACAGACTGGCTTGTGGGTCTTGTGGTCAAGTGCTGCTCCTGTTCTTGTATATTGAAAGGGTCGAGGTATCATAGCTACTGTTTTCTGCTCTTAGGAGTTGCTAAACGGGCGGTGTTTTTCAGGAGAaatgattggggggtggggggggagtgaaaACCATGTGTTTTCAACAATCTTCTGACTTAATTCTTCTTCACAGAAGAATTAAGTCAGAAGATTGTTGAAAACACATGGTGCAAATAGGCCACATCAATAAGTCAAATGCAGTCTAGGATAAGACAACAGGATATGACTGAGGAAATACTTTGACCATAAGACGTTTCTACAGCTGTGGGAACAAGGGAGAAGGTAAATCAGAAGGTGACCAGGAACACTCCTTAGAGAGTGTATAGGATCGAAGGAGAAACAAGCAAAGAGGAAGAATGATGGGTGTGTAGGGGGAACGAAATCTATTGTTTTAAATAGAGAGAgtcaagataggtgaggtaatatcttttattggaccaacttctttggTGGAAGGGAAGTAGACTGCTCTGAGATGGATTCTAATAAACAAATCCTCTGGCTttctttttaattacaggggATGTTTTCATCCTGGTGTTCAGTTTGGATAACAGAGACTCCTTTGATGAGGTCAAGAGGATCCAAAAGCAGATCCTTGAAGTCAAATCCTGCCTGAAGAACAAGACCAAGGAGACAGCTGACCTCCCCATGGTGATTtgtggcaacaaaaatgatcatagTGAAATCTACCGCAAGGTGCGCTCAGAGGAAGCAGAGAAGCTTGTCTCCAGCGATGAGAACTGTGCCTACTTCGAAATCTCAGCCAAGAAGAACACGAATGTGGATGAGATGTTCTATGTCCTTTTCAGCATGGCCAAGCTACCTCACGAGATGAGCCCTGCCCTTCACAGGAAAATCTCTGTCCAGTATGGTGACGCCTTCCACCAAAAATCCTTCAGGATGCGCCGGGTCAAGGAGATGGATGCCTATGGCATGGTCTCCCCCTTTGCTCGCCGACCCAGCGTCAACAGTGACTTGAAATACATCAAATCCAAAGTTCTCAGGGAAGGCCAGGCAAGGGAGAGGGAGAAATGCACTATCCAGTGAAGGGGTATCCATCTTTCTGAGTGAAATCATTGTGTTGGTGCAGTGCCTTAAAGTAAAAGGTTTGAGAACAGGTTCATAGCACCCACCTGATGGAGGATGCCCACCATGGCCGTAAGCTTGGCTCTTCCTCAGACCTCCACAGCATCGCTAATGTAAATAGTAAACTTCCAAGCCACCTTATAAACAGTTGAGGAAATCCGAGGTCTGAAAGGTGACTAGCTTCTTCATTTCTTAATTAAGTTTCTTTTTGTTCTTCTCCTGTCTGAAGAACTTGGACTTGTAAAGAAGGATTTGCTTCATGCCTACCCAGAGAATAGGTCAGCAACACAGAGAAGGCATTGCATATATGTAAATAACGAGTAACCCATCATTCAGCCTCTGCTGAGAAAAACAAATGTGTGTCTTTTTTCAAGCACACTTTAAAAATgctccagtttccccatcttcatCCAACGGATAATGGTATTAACCCAGGCTCCCAGGACTGAGGGTGGACTTGATACATGGGAATGCAATTCTGACTGGCCAGGTAGATGAGCTCTGGTTTGCTGTATCTTAGAAAATCTGGGAGCGATGAAATTTTGCTGTACAAGTGGCAATTTCTAACAGCCATTGACGTAAATGTCACTTTTGTATTATAGCTTtaatcttgtttttgttttgttttttcaagtgAAACCAGATGGCAATTGTgtatttgaaatgaaaactgTGTCTGTGTTCTAGACTTGCCAAGTATTTTCAGTTTTAAGGTTACATAATATGTACAGTAATTGAAAGTGAAATTGTTGTACTGTAAAGCCAACACATCTGACTGCTAGCTCTCCTCATGTGTGATTGCTtctcaaaacaaacacaaatctgTTACAGGTACTCACTCACTCTGCCCCACCTCTCTATCAGAGCAATGGTTCCTTCCTCATGTCTTTGACAAGAGCTGGACCTGATTTGAATTTTGGCTTGAACCATTATAGAAAGAGGTTTGGACCTTCCTCTGAAATTCAAGGGTGACAGGACGTGGGGAGTTGATTTGGAACCAACTCTGCTTGGAACCATCCCTTCATTCCAGAGTTCTCCTTATTACTGGTGGGGTTTGCCCCTGAACAGAGGATGGGCATAGGTAGCACCACTAAAGTCCCTGACAGCACAGTCCTTGTGCTAGCTCTCTGCACAGTGTGAATTTTGCCACTGTGATTAATTTGGAGTTGAGTCACTCTTTCCCATTCCTCCCTTGCCCTGGTCCCTGGCTGCTCTCTCCCCGTCTTTTCTATTTCAGCATCTCTTGTTTGGTGTGCTGGGGCCCTGTGTGCACTCAGAAAGCCAGATGTATTCCCTTTGATACGAGCAtgccactcccattgacttaaatgggagaaaCGCATACATAGCTGTGGGTAGAATCTAGTTCTAAACTGTAAGTAACAACAGtgcatatttcagagtaacagccgtgttagtctgtattcgcaaaaagaaaaggagtacttgtggcaccttagagactaaccaatttatttgagcatgagctttcgtgagccacagctcacttcatcagatgcataccgtggaaactgcagcagactttatatatacacagagaatatgaaacaatacctcctctcaccccactgtcctgctggtaatagcttatctaaagtaatcgtcaggttaggccatttccagcacaaatccaggttttctcaccctccacccccccacacaaattcactctcctgctggtgatagcccattcaaagtgacaactctttacacaatgtgcatgataatgaagttaggccatttcctgcacaaatccaggttctctcactccctcacccccctccaaaaaccacccccatacacacacaaactcattctcctgctggtaatagctcatccaaactgaccactctccaagtttaaatccaagttaaaccagaacatcgggggggggggccgtaggaaaaaacaagaggaaataggctaccttgcataatgacttagccactcccagtctctatttaagcctaaattaatagtatccaatttgcaaatgaattccaattcagcagtttctcgctggagtctggatttgaagtttttttgttgtaagatagcgaccttcatgtctgtgattgcgtgaccagagagattgaagtgttctccgactggtttatgaatgttataattcttgacatctgatttgtgtccatggatgtcaagaattataacattcataaaccagtcggagaacacttcaatctctctggtcacgcaatcacagacatgaaggtcgctatcttacaacaaaaaaacttcaaatccagactccagcgagaaactgctgaattggaattcatttgcaaattggatactattaatttaggcttaaatagagactgggagtggctaagtcattatgcaaggtagcctatttcctcttgttttttcctacgcccccccccccccgccccagatgttctggtttaacttggatttaaacttggagagtggtcagtttggatgagctattaccagcaggagagtgagtttgtgtgtgtatgggggtggtttttggaggggggtgagggagtgagagaacctggatttgtgcaggaaatggcctaacttcattatcatgcacattgtgtaaagagttgtcactttggatgggctatcaccagcaggagagtgaat
The Eretmochelys imbricata isolate rEreImb1 chromosome 1, rEreImb1.hap1, whole genome shotgun sequence DNA segment above includes these coding regions:
- the RASD2 gene encoding GTP-binding protein Rhes; translation: MMKTVSSGNCTLSVPAKNSYRMVVLGASRVGKSAIVSRFLTGRFEDQYTPTIEDFHRKVYNIRGDMYQLDILDTSGNHPFPAMRRLSILTGDVFILVFSLDNRDSFDEVKRIQKQILEVKSCLKNKTKETADLPMVICGNKNDHSEIYRKVRSEEAEKLVSSDENCAYFEISAKKNTNVDEMFYVLFSMAKLPHEMSPALHRKISVQYGDAFHQKSFRMRRVKEMDAYGMVSPFARRPSVNSDLKYIKSKVLREGQAREREKCTIQ